The sequence GTGGTCGGCAACTCGTTCTTGATCTCGCGCGGCAGCGGCGGCGCGCCGGCCAGGACCAGCTCATCCTTCAGGCTCGCCAGGTCGACGTACTCGTCGGCGGCGGCGATCAGGTCGGTGCTCGTCATCTCGCGCAGACCACAGACTTCCACGTGCTTGCCGCGGCGGGCCAGGGCCGCCACGAGCGGCTGGAAATCGCCGTCGCCCGTGCACAGGACCACGCTGTCCAGGTGGTCGGACATGTCCAGGACGTCGATGGCCATCTCCATGTCGAGGCTGCTGCGCACACTGCGGGTGCTCGTGTCCATCTCGTTGAAGTTGCGGACTTCCTTGGTCACGACGGTGAAGCCGTTCAACTTCAGGAAATTGATGAAGTCGATCTTGCCTTCGGACTGGTTGCTGATCGCCGTGTAGAAATAGGAACGGACAAGGCGGCGGTCTCCCGCCAGGCGCCGACACAGCTTCAGGTAGTCCATCCGCATATTCATGTGCTTGGCACTGTAGTGGATGTTCTCCCCGTCGATGAATACGGCGACGCGATCCAGGGGACTGTGCTGATACATGGACCTTCACCCCTTTACGGTAAATGGGCCGGATGGCCGGCCAGCCGGGCGAGTCGAAGGCGGCCGTCGAGCCAACCGGCTCCCGTGCCCCCTTCTTGCGGCGAATATTAGTTATTTCGCCTTTGATTCGCAATTCCTTTACAAAGGCGCCGGCGGCCATAAACCGCCAGCGCCGGATGTCGTCGTCGCAAGTGCTCAACTGACGGCAGGTTGTCCCGCAGGCTGCAGGTTCTCCGTGATGCCGTCCGTCGGCAGGCGGGAACCCGCCAGACGCGCCCGCCAGATCACCGCCAGGCGGTAGTAGGTGGGCATCACGAGCAGCGTCAGGATGGTGCTCGAGGCCAGGCCGCCGCTGATGGCGCGGGCCATCGGATAGTACTCGGCGTTGCCGACATGGGCGCCGCTGGCCAGCGCCAGGGGCAGCAGCCCGAGGATCGTCGTGCCGGCGGTCATCAGGATCGGGCGCAGGCGGTCGGCACCGCCCTCGAGCACGGCCTCGTCCAGGCTGCGGCCGGCCCGCTGCAGGCCCTCCAGGCGGTCGACCAGCACGATGCCGTTGTTCACGACCACGCCGATCAGGATGACGATGCCGATCATCGCCATCAGGTTGAACGGGGTACCGGTGGCCATCATCAGCCAGAACACGCCGAGAGCAGCAAACGGAACCGTGCCCATCACTACCAGCGGCAGCATCACCGACTCGAACAAGCTGGCCATCACGAAGAACACGCAGGCCAGCGCCAGCAGCATGTTCAGGCCCATTTCATTCTGCTGCTGTTGCGCGCGACGGATCTCGCTGCCGAAATTCCAGCCGTAGCCCAGCGGCATGGTCAGCGAATCCATGACCGGGCCCACCGCCTCCAGCGCCTCGTCGAGACGGTCGCCCGACCAGGTGCCGCTGATGGTGATGCCCGAGCGCTGGTCGCGCCGGAAGATGCGCTCGGGCCCGTGGCCGAACGTGAAATCGGCCACCTGGTTCAACTGCACCGGTTCCCCGCCGAGCGAGCCGACGGGCAGCAGCGCCAGGTTCTCGAGCGACTCGCGGTCCTCGGGCAGCAGCGAGATGACGAGGTCGATCTCCTTGTCGCCCGTCTGCAGGCGCGGCAACTGCACGCCGCGGTAGGTGAGCCCCATCACGCGCGACACGGCCCCGGGCGTCACGCCGAACCGGCCCGACTGCACCGGGTCCACGCGGACCTGCACCTCGGCCCGGCCCGCCTCGTCGTCACTGCGCAGGTCGCCGATGCCCTCGACCAGGGCCAGCCGACGCCTGGCCTCGCGCGCGTACTCCTGCAGCAGTTCGGTCTCGTCGCCGCTGATGGTCACCGAGAACGTCTTGGCACCGGCGTCCTGCCCCTGCTCGTCGCCGAAGCGGTACTCCACGCCGGCCTGCACGGGCAGGTTCTCGCGCAGGTCGTCGCGCACCTGCCGGAAGTACTTCTCGGTGACCACGCCGTCCCGGAAGAACAGCGTGATGCCGCCGCCGTCGGCGGCGTGGAACGAATAGATGTCGCGCAGGCCGAGTTCGGCACGACGCGTCTCCAGCCACTCCGAGGCGCGCGCTACAGCCACCCGCGAGGCTTCCTTGTCCACAGGCCCGGTGTAGTGGAACTGCACGCGAAGGTTCTCGCGCCGCATGCCGTCCTGGCCTTCCACGTCCGGCTTGAACTTGGTCAGCTTCATGGCCCCGAAAGTGACGACCAGCACCACCGGCACCAGCACCAGCGATGTCAGGAGCGGGTGCCGGATGGCGGTCCAGGTCAGCGTGCGACGGTAGCGCCCCTGCAGCCAGAGCAGCCAGCGCGGCTCCGGCGCCGGCATCGCGGCGCGCGAACCGCGCAGCGCCAGCAACGGCACGACCGTCAGGCTGACCAGCAGCGACAGGATCAACGTCACGCTGATGGTGACCCCCACTTCACCCAGCCAGACCGAAAGTTCGTCGGCACGGCTGATCACCACGGGCGCGAAGACGATCACCGTCGTCAGGGTCGAAGCGGTGATGGCCATCCCGACTTCACGGGTGCCCCGCACGACAGCACTCAGGGGGCGGGCGCCCTCCAGCTGCCGCCGGTGGATGGCCTCCAGAACCACCACCGCATTGTCCACGAGCATGCCTACGCCCAGCATCAGGCCCATCATGGTCAGCACATTCAGCGAGCGACCGCTCAGGTACATGAACACGCAGGTGCCGACCACCGAAAGCGGGATCGCCACAGACACGACCAGCGTCATCGACACGCGCCGCAGGAAGAAGAACAACACCGCGATGGCCAGCAGCGATCCCGACAACCCGCCCTGCAGCAGGCTGCGCAGTGAATCGGTGATCTGGTCGGCCTGGTTGAAGAAGGCGAAACTGTTGATACCCTGCAGCGCGGGGTCGTGGTTGATGCGCTCCAGTTCGGCCTCGATGGCGCGGCAGACGGCCACTGTATTCGCACCGGAAGCCTTCTGCACCCAGAAGGCGATGGCCGGCTCGCCGTTCAGCACGCGCCCGTACGACAACGCCGGGGCGCCGTAGACCACCTCGGCCACGTCGCCCAGCCGAAGCCCGCGCGGATCCACCGGCAACCCGGCCAGGTCATCGGCCCCTTCGAGCCCGCTGATGGTACGAACGTCGTAGCGCAGGCCCTGGTCGGTGACGCGCCCCACCGTCAGTTCGACGTTGGCCGCTTCGAGGGCGCGGAACAGCTGGTCGAGGTCGACCTGGTGCTCGCGGATCTTGTCCAGTCGCAGGTAGACCGAGGCCTGGGTCGGCAGCACACCGTCGATATTGACGCGCCCGACGCCCGGTATGCGCTGCAGCGGCCCGATGATCTTCTGGTCGATCAGGTCCCAGCTCTCGGACAGGTCGCGACCGCGCGCCGAGATGCGCCCCTCGATGACGGGGATGTCGCTGGTGTTGAAGGTGAGCAGGAAGATCTGCGGGATGTCGGCCGGCAACCGGTCGCGGATCTGGTCGATCTTCTCCTTCACTTCCAGGCGCAGCAGGTTGACGTCGCGACCCCAGTCGAAAGTCACGCCAACCTGCACCTCGCCCGCGTCGCTGAAGCTGGAGATCTCCTTCACGCCGCCCAGGGTGGCGAGCACTTCCTCGAGCGGGCGTACGATCTCGCGCTCGTTCTCGGCGGGGATGCCGCCCTGGTAGGGCACATAGACGGCGATGAACGGGAACTCAACGCGCGGCAGGAAGTCGAGCGGCAGCTTGAACACCGAGACGGCGCCCAGAA comes from bacterium and encodes:
- a CDS encoding efflux RND transporter permease subunit, coding for MWLTRLSLRRPVTLAMAIASVVVLGAVSVFKLPLDFLPRVEFPFIAVYVPYQGGIPAENEREIVRPLEEVLATLGGVKEISSFSDAGEVQVGVTFDWGRDVNLLRLEVKEKIDQIRDRLPADIPQIFLLTFNTSDIPVIEGRISARGRDLSESWDLIDQKIIGPLQRIPGVGRVNIDGVLPTQASVYLRLDKIREHQVDLDQLFRALEAANVELTVGRVTDQGLRYDVRTISGLEGADDLAGLPVDPRGLRLGDVAEVVYGAPALSYGRVLNGEPAIAFWVQKASGANTVAVCRAIEAELERINHDPALQGINSFAFFNQADQITDSLRSLLQGGLSGSLLAIAVLFFFLRRVSMTLVVSVAIPLSVVGTCVFMYLSGRSLNVLTMMGLMLGVGMLVDNAVVVLEAIHRRQLEGARPLSAVVRGTREVGMAITASTLTTVIVFAPVVISRADELSVWLGEVGVTISVTLILSLLVSLTVVPLLALRGSRAAMPAPEPRWLLWLQGRYRRTLTWTAIRHPLLTSLVLVPVVLVVTFGAMKLTKFKPDVEGQDGMRRENLRVQFHYTGPVDKEASRVAVARASEWLETRRAELGLRDIYSFHAADGGGITLFFRDGVVTEKYFRQVRDDLRENLPVQAGVEYRFGDEQGQDAGAKTFSVTISGDETELLQEYAREARRRLALVEGIGDLRSDDEAGRAEVQVRVDPVQSGRFGVTPGAVSRVMGLTYRGVQLPRLQTGDKEIDLVISLLPEDRESLENLALLPVGSLGGEPVQLNQVADFTFGHGPERIFRRDQRSGITISGTWSGDRLDEALEAVGPVMDSLTMPLGYGWNFGSEIRRAQQQQNEMGLNMLLALACVFFVMASLFESVMLPLVVMGTVPFAALGVFWLMMATGTPFNLMAMIGIVILIGVVVNNGIVLVDRLEGLQRAGRSLDEAVLEGGADRLRPILMTAGTTILGLLPLALASGAHVGNAEYYPMARAISGGLASSTILTLLVMPTYYRLAVIWRARLAGSRLPTDGITENLQPAGQPAVS
- a CDS encoding NYN domain-containing protein, whose protein sequence is MYQHSPLDRVAVFIDGENIHYSAKHMNMRMDYLKLCRRLAGDRRLVRSYFYTAISNQSEGKIDFINFLKLNGFTVVTKEVRNFNEMDTSTRSVRSSLDMEMAIDVLDMSDHLDSVVLCTGDGDFQPLVAALARRGKHVEVCGLREMTSTDLIAAADEYVDLASLKDELVLAGAPPLPREIKNELPTTEQDDFNTFKVQDTSFDF